The genomic region ACTCCGACGCGTCACCGGGTGCGGATCGTGGCCGCGGACAACGGGCGGACGCTGCCCGACGGCTCGGTCGGCGAGGTGTGGGTCTCCGGCTCGCTCGGGCCCGGGTTCTGGGGCCGCCGGAAGCCGGGGGAGCGGCCCTTCGGCAACCGGCTGGAGGACGCCGCCGCGCCCGCGCACGGCTGGCTGCGCACCGGGGACCTCGGCGTGGTCGACGACGGTGAGCTGTACGTGCTCGGCCGGGTCGCCGACCTGCTGACCGTGCGCGACCGCCAGCACTACCCGCAGGACGTGGAGGCCACCGCGGCCGGCGCGCACTCGGCGCTGCGCGCGCACCAGCTGGCCGTGTTCACCGTGCGCGAGTTCGACCGGGTGCTCACCGTGCTGGTCGCCGAGCGGATCAGGGAGTGCTCGACCCAGCAGGTGGTCGGCCAGGTGCGCCGCGCGGTGACCGCCCGGCACAGCCTGGTCCTCGACCGGATGGTGCTGGTGGACTCCGGCCGCCTGCCGCGCACGCCCGATGGCGCGATCTGCCGCGCCACCACCCGCGAGCGCTACCTGACCGGCGGGTTCGACTGACGGAGCCGGGCGGCCCGCAGCACGAGCTCCAGCTCGAAGCGGGCCGCCGGGTCGGTCAGCGCCTCGCCGAAGAGGTTCTCCAGCTGGTGCATCCGGTAGCGCACGGTCTGCGGGTGGATGCCCAGCCTGGCGGCCACCTCCGGCGCGCCACTGCGGGTCTCCAGCCAGGCCAGCAGGGTCTCGGTGAGCCGCTCCCGCTGGCGCGGGGTCAGCTCAGCCAGCGGGGCCAGCACCCGGCGGGCCAGCTCGTCCAGCAGGAACTGCTCGTGCAGCAGCCACAGCGTGGCCAGGTGGTCCGCGCAGTGCTGCACCTCGGCCGAGGGCAGCGTGCCCGCGCGCATCAGCTGCAGCGCGTGCCGGGCCCAGCGCAGTGACTGGGCGGCGTCGGGCAGCTCCACGGTGGGGCCGACCGCGACCAGCCAGTCCTGCAGCGGCCGGTCCAGCAGCTGTTCGTGGTCCGCGCCCGCCGGGATGAGCAGGCAGGGGGCGCCGCCCTCGAAGTCGACCAGGATGGCCCGGTCCAGCCGGGGCTCGGCCCGGTGCGGGCGGTCCGGGCGCGGTTCCAGGGCCACCGCGCAGACCCGGTCCGGCAGCTCCCACTCCGCGGCCGCGGCCAGCTCGATCACCAGGTGCCGCGGGTTCGGCGGGTCGGCCAGCAGCACCTCCAGCAGGCGACGGCGGCGGCGCTCGCGGGCGCCGGTGGCCCGCTGCTGCGCGGCCACGTAGCCCTCGACTGATAGCGCCGCCAGCTCGTCGATGTGCGCGAACACCGCCTCGCCGAGCAGCCGCATGGTGTCCACCGACAGGTGCACCCGCTCACCGAAGTCGGTCAGCCTGCGCCAGGCGATCCGCGCGCCCAGCCGGTAGGCCTGCTGCAAGGTGTCCAGGCTGCGGCCCTCGTGGAACTCGCCGCGGCCCAGCCGCCGGTACATCTCCGCCCGCTTCGGGTGCGCCGCGGCCGGGTCGGCCACCCGGTCCACGAACTGCATCAGCGCGTGCTCGATCCCGTCGCTGATGATCTGCCCGAACGCCTCGTCCAGCGGCCGGGAGTACTCGGGTATACCGCGTTGGATCTCGCCGAGTATCTGGTTGGCCACATCCGGCACCTCGGCCCGCATCAGCGGCGCGAGATCGCGGGAGAGGCCTTTCCACGGGTCGATGCCCGTGCGCAGCTGGTTCACGCCCGACTCCAATGGCGGGTAGGAGGTCGAAGCATTTCAAGGAGGGGGTCAACAATGGTGCTGATCAGGCGGGTTGTCATCCTCCGAAAGAACTACATCCCATGATCGGCCCTGATTCCTGTGGAAAGCGCTCTCATTTGTTCCTCCCCGCTGAAGAACGCCTGGTCGGCGTCATCCGTCACTCCGACTAACGAGCGGGGTGGGCCAGGGGGAACGCAACCGTTCGCGGCGGTTCCTACTTAGGCAAGCCTAAGGTAAGTTCCGGGGGTGCGACTCGGACAGCTCGTCATCGACACCGCCCCGCTGCGCAGCAGCCCACCGTTCCGGCTGGTCTTCGCCGTGCAGGTGATCGCCATGGTGGGCACCAACCTCACGGTGGTCGCGGCCAACCTCCAGGTCTTCGCGCTGACCCGCTCCTCGCTGCAGGTCGGCCTGGTCAGCCTGGCGCTCGGGGTGGCCCTGTTGTTCGGGTTGCTGGCCGGCGGCGTGCTGGCCGACCGGGCGGGCAAACGGATGATCATCGTGACCACCCGGCTCGGCATGGTCGCGGTGCTCGGCGTGCTGGCCTGGAACTCCGCGCTGGCCGAACCGAGCCTGACCGTCATCTACGTGACCGCGGTGCTGGCCGGGCTGGTCAACGGCCTCGGCGCGCCCGCGCTGATCGCGGCCACCCCCGCGCTGGTCGGCCAGCACAACCTGGCCGCGGCCGGCGCGCTGACCGCGATCACCACCCAGATCGGCGCCATGGTCGGCCCGCTGCTGGCCGGGTTCATCGCCGAGGCATGGGGACTCGCGGTGTGCTTCGCCATCGACGCGGCCACCTTCCTGCTCGGCGCGCTGCTGCTGGCCTTCCTGCCCAAGCTCGGCCCGGACGGCACGGCCGAGCACGCCCATCCGGTGCGCTCCATCGCCGAGGGCTTCGCCTTCCTGCGGCAGAGCCGGGTGGTCACCGGGCTGCTGCTGATCGACGTGTTCGCGATGGTCTTCGCCATGCCGTACGTGCTGTTCCCGGAGATGGGCCTGGCGGTCTTCGGCGGCGAGTTCGCCACCGGCCTGCTCTACGCCGCCCCCGCGGTCGGCGCCTTCCTGGCCGCGCTGACCAGTGGTTGGACCGCCACCGTGCGAGCCTCCGGCAAGGTGCTGATCGGCTCGGTCCTGTTGTGGGGCCTCGCGGTCATCGGCTTCGGGCTCAGTCCCGCGCTGTGGCTGGCGCTGCTGTTCCTCGCCCTCGCCGGCGCGGCGGACACCATCTCGGAGATCCTGCGCCGCACCCTGTTGCAGCACTACACGCCGGAGCGGCTGCTCGGCCGGGTGGGCAGCATGTGGCTGGCCCAGGCCACCACCGGCACCGCCGCGGGCAACGCGGTGATGGGCGGGCTGTCCCGCGCGCTCGGCTCCGGGATGGCGCTGGTGACCGGCGGCGCAGCCTGTGTGGTGGGCGTGGTCGGCATCGCGATCGCCTTGCCTGAGCTGCGCAAAGCCACGCTGAGCGGACCGAGTGCCGAGGAGTCCGAACGCGTCACAGAAGGTTGCAAGGTTAGCTTTACCTAACCTAGGCTTCAGCTGTTCGGACAGTCGCGCAAGGAGTTGTGGATGAACCCGCTGGACGACGAGAACGGCACGTTCTACGCCCTCGTCAACGAGGAGGGCCAGTACTCGCTGTGGCCGGTCTTCGTGGACGTGCCCGCCGGCTGGACGATCGCCTTCGGCAAGGACACCAGGGCCAACTGCCTGGAGTTCATCGAGCGGACCTGGACCGACATGCGCCCGAAGAGCCTGGCCGAGGCCATGCGCGCCGCCGACTGACCCAGCCACTGACGTTCGCGAAGAGGAGAGCGCCAAAGTGCGGCGTACGTTGATGAACGGCAAGATCCACCGGGCCACCGTGACGCAGGCCGACCTGCACTACGTCGGCTCGGTGACCATTGACGCCAACCTGATGGAAGCGGCCGACATCGTCGAGGGCGAGGTCGTGCACATCGTCGACATCACCAACGGCGCCCGCCTGACCACCTACGCCATCACCGGCGAGCGGGGCAGCGGCGTGATCGGCATCAACGGCGCGGCCGCGCACCTGGTGCACCCGCAGGACATGGTGATCATCATGTCCTTCGCGGAGTTCACCGAGGAGGAGCGCGCCGCGCACGTGCCGCACGTGGTGCACGTGGACGCCGACAACCGGATCATCGCGCTGGGCAGCGACCCGGCCGAGCCGGTGCCGGGCAGCGACCAGCTCTCCGGCCGCGTGGTCGCCGCCGCGCACTGAGGACTCGCGGACGACACCGGCTCGGGGCCGGTGCCGAACGCCGCCGAGGGCGGTCACCCGGGGTGCGGGTGACCGCCCTTCACTTGTCCGGCAACGGGATCAGCCGCTGACGGCCTTGCGCAGCTTGGGCAGCACCTCGGTGATCAGCCAGGGGATGTTGCCGGGGGTCGGCGTGCGCAGGGCGTGGAACTCCAGGCCGGTCATGATGATCCGGCCGCCTGCCTTGACCACGCGCAGGTTGCGGAACAGCGGGTTGGACTCCACCTCGCGCTCGTTGTCCGCCGAGCCGTCGTAGTTGATCAGCAACAGGTCCACGTCCAGCTTGTCGTACTGCTCGGCGCTCAGCTCGGCCGCGAAGTTGCCGGGAAGTGCTTGCAGGGACTCCGGAATCCGCAGCCCGAACGCGCCCAGCTGCACCCCGGCCGGGTCCTTCGGCTCGCGCAGCGCGTACAGCTTGCCCGCGCCCGCCGCCTGGGCCATGGTGGCCCGTTTCCCTTGCAGCGCCGGGTTGTCCGCGCGGGTCCTGGCCAGCGCGGACTCGGTGTCGGCGACGAGCTTGTCCGCCTCCGCGGCCTTGCCGACGGCCTTGCCGACCTGGCGGGTCACCGCCTGCCAGCCGTCCTGGTACGCGCCGAGCTCGAACGCGGTGGTCGGCACGAAGGCGCTCAGCCGCGAGTAGTACTTCTCCAGGTAGTAGTCGGTGTTGGCCAGGATGAGGTCCGGTTGCAGTTTGAGCACCTGTTCCGGGTCGAACCCGCTGTCTCCCGCGGTCAGCAGTTCGGGCGTGACGCCGTTGAGCTTCGCCTTCGCCCACGGGGTGATGCCGCTGGGGTGCTCCCTCGACCTGGGCATGCCCACCGGCGTGATGCCCAGTGCCAGCAACGCGTCCTGGTCCACCTCGCCCAGCACCACGATCCGTTTCGGCGTCGCCGGGATCGTGGTGGTGCCGAGCTTGTGCGTCAGCGTCACCGGGTATCCGGCCGCCGCGGCGGGTGGGGGCGCCTCTGGCGCGCTGCCACACCCTGCCGCAACGACAAGGGCCGCGCTGACGAGCAGCGCGGCCCCGTTCCTGATCGCTGTGCTGGAAAGGCTCACCAGCTCAGTCTGGCATCAGGCAGCCGTCTTCTTCACCGCCTCGGACAGCTTCGGCACCATCTTGTCGATGGCCCACGGCACGCCCAGCGCGGACGGGTTGCGGATGGCGTAGAACTCGGGCAGGTCGACCACGATGTTGCCGCCCTTGCTGACCACCTTGAGCTTCTTGAACAGCGCGTTCTGCTCGACGTCCTGCTGGTGCTGCTTGTTGTCGTTGTAGTGGGTGATCAGCACGCTCTGGTCCAGCAGGTCGTACTTCTCCGCGCTCACCTCGACCGCGAAGCTCTCCCCTGGCAGCTGCTGGATGGCCGGCGGCATGCTCAGCCCGAACTCGCCGAAGAGCTTGCTCGCGGAGTCCGCGGGCGACTTGAGCACCATGATCGTGCCGGTCTGCCCGGTGACACCGAAGGCGAAGGTCTTGCCGCTCAGCTCCGGGTTGGACTTCTTCACGCCGGCGATCTTGCCCTCGACCTCGGTGACCAGCTTCTCCGCCTCGGCCGACTTGCCGACGGCCTGGCCGACCTGGCGGGTCACCTGCTGCCAGGTGTCCTCCACCGGACCGGTCTGGAAGGCCGTGGTCGGCACGATGTCGTTGAGCTTCTTCCAGTACTTGTCGATGTAGTAGTCGTAACCGGCCAGGATCAGGTCCGGTTCGAGCTTGAGGATCTGCTCGACGTCGAAACCGTTGTCCCCAGCGGTCAGCAGCTGCGGGGCCGCGCCGGTGATCTTGGCCTTGCTCCACGGCGAGAGGCCGTCGGCCATGCCCGTCTTGACCGTCGCGATCGGCTGGATGCCCAGCGCCAGCAACGCGTCCTGGTCGGTCTCACCCAGCGTCACGATCCGCTTCGGCGCGGACTTGATGGTGGTGGTGCCGAGCTTGTGCGTGATGGTGATGGGGTATCCCGGCGCGGCACCGGCCGACGTGTCCTTCGGGGCGCCGGCGTCACCGCCGCCACCGCACGCGGACAGGCCCAGCGCCAGGGCCGCGCCTGCCGCGAGCATACGAACGAGCCGACTCGACGACCTGTGCGTTCGCGTCGTCATACGGAGATCCTTCTTTCCTGGTGAGCCGATTAGGTTAGCCAACCCTAATCCACTGGTGCGGTCGATCGATCACGGGACTGTCCGCTAGCGATAACGGAACTACTCCACTTCCTCAGCGCGGCGGTGAGCACCGGGCCGAAGACCGCGACGGCGTCCGGGGACAGCAGCTCGTCGTGCGGGTACGGCAGCACCCGGTCATCGATCTCGCCCGCCACCTGCCCGGCCCAGCTCGCCGCGCCGGTCCCGGTGGACCCCTCGGCGCTGAACAACAGCAGCGGGCCCCGGCAGGCGGGGTAGTCCTGGCCGGGCAGCAGCCGGTCGTGCATCGTCCAGGCCCGGACCAGCGCCTCGGTGGTCGGCTCGGCCGCGCTCAGCCGCAGCCGGTCCCTGATCCGCCCGGCGTCGAGCGGCTCGTCCGGCGGCAGCGCGGGATCGGCAGGCTGGGCGTCGAGCACCGCGAGCAGCGCGACCTCTTCGCCGTCGGCCTGGAGCAGTCCGGCGATGGCGTGCGCGAGCTGGCCGCCGAAGGACCAGCCGAGCAGGTGGTACGGGCCGCTCGGCTGCACGGTGCGGATCCGCCGCAGGTGTTCGCGGGCCAGCGCGTCGAAGCTGTCCACGGTCTCCCCGGCCACCACGGGCGACTGGAGGCCGTAGAGCGGCCGGTCCTCGTCCAGGTGCGGCACCAGCGCGGCGTAGGGCCAGGCCAGGCCGAAGCCGGGGTGGATGGCGAACAGCGGGGGCTTGCCGCCCTCGGCGCGCAGCGCGAGCAGCCCGGCCAGCGCCGGGTCGGCGCCGTCGGCCGCGCCGAGCCGTTCGGCCAGCGCGGCCACCGTGGGGGCGGCCATCACCGCGCCGACGGAGACTCCGTCGACCCCGGCCGCGCGGATCTGGCTGACCAGCCGCATGGCCAGCAGCGAGTGCCCGCCCAGCTCGAAGAAGCTGTCGTCCACGCCGACCCTGGGCACGCCGAGCACCTCGGCGAACACCTGGCACAGCACGGCTTCCCGCTCGGTGCGCGGTCCCCGGCCGGCGCTGCGCGCGCCGAAGTCGGGCGCGGGCAGCGCGGCCCGGTCGAGCTTGCCGTTGACGGTCAGCGGCAGCGCGTCCACGGCGATGAAGGCCGAGGGCACCATGTAGGCGGGCAGCCGCTGCCCGGCCCACTCGCGCAGCTCGGCCGCGTCCGCCGTGCCGACCAGGTAGGCGACCAGCCGCTTCACCCCGGCCAGCTCGCTGTCCACGGCGAGCACCGCGACCTGCCGGACACCGGGGTGCTCGGCCAGGGTGGCGTCGATCTCGCCGATCTCCACCCGGTAGCCGCGGATCTTGACCTGGTCGTCGGTGCGGCCGAGGAAGTCGATGGTGCCGTCGGCGCACCAGCGGACCAGGTCGCCGGTGCGGTACATCCGCTCGCCCGGCGCGCCGAAGGGGTTGGCCACGAAGCGTTCCGCGGTGAGCGCGGCCCGGTCCAGGTAGCCGCGGGCCAGGCCGACCCCGGCGATGTACAGCTCACCGGCCACGCCCGGCGGGACCGGCCGCAGGTACTCGTCGAGCACGTGCGCCCTGGTGTTCCAGATCGGGCGGCCGACGGTGGGCAGGTCCCGGTCGGTGGTGCCGCCGCCGAGGGTGTTGATGGTGTATTCGGTTGGGCCGTAGAGGTTGTAGCCCAGCACGCCGGGGGTGTCCCGCAGGGTTTCCCAGACCTGGTTGGACACCGCCTCGCCACCGAGCAGCACCAGCAGCGGCCGGTGGCCGGGGTTCTCCTCCAGCAGACCGGCCTCGATGAGCTGCTGGCAGTAGGTCGGGGTCACGTTGACCACGTCGATGAGGTGCTCATCGCAGTAGGCGGTGAGCGCCTCGGCGTCCCGGCGCAGCTCCTCGTCGCAGACGTGCACCTCGTGGCCCTCGACCAGCCAGAGGAGTTCTTCCCAGGACATGTCGAAGGAGAAGGACACGGTGTGCGCGATCCGCAGCCGCCGTCCGGCTTCGGCGACCACCGGGTCGAAGATCGCGGCCCGGTGGTTGAACTGCATGTTGGTCAGCCCTCGGTAGGGGGTGACCACACCCTTGGGCTTGCCGGTGGAGCCGGAGGTGTAGATGACGTAGGCCGGGTGGTCCAGGCTGAAGACCGGCCGTTCCGCCGCGCTGAGATCGTTGCCGGACAAGGCGTTCAGCTCGTCCTCGGCGGTGTCCAGCAGCACCGTCGGCGCGGCCGTGGCGGGCAGCGTGGCGGCGACATCGGTGGTGCTGACCAGGCACACGGCCTGCGCGTCGGCGAGCATGAAGGCCAGCCGCTCGGCCGGGTAGTCCAGGTCCAGCGGCAGGTAGGCGGCGCCTGTCTTGAGCACCGCGAACAGCGTGGCCACCATGTCGGCCGAGCGCGGCAGGCCAAGGGCCACCACGGTTTCCGGCCCGGCGCCGCGAGCGCGCAGCAGGCGGGCGATCTGGTTGGCGCGCTCGTTGAGCTGCGCGTAGCTCCAGCGGACCTCCCCTGGCAGCCCGGGGTTGGCCACCAGCGCGGAGGCGGCCGGGGTGCGCGCGGCCTGCTGTTCGAGCAGGTCGGCGATGGTGAGCTCGGGGAAGGCGCGGCCGGTGTCGTTCCAGGCGGCCAGGCGGGCGCCTGCCGCGCCGAGCACGTCCAGCTCGCTCATCCGCAGGTCCGGGTCGGCGGTGACCCGGTCGAGCAGGTCGAGCAGCCGGTCCAGCAGGGTGGCCGCGGTGGCCTGGTCGAACAGGTCGGCCGCGTACTCCACGTCCAGGCCCATGCCGTCGGTGTCCGAGCCGTAGTCGCGCAGCACGAAGTCCAGGTCGAACTTGGCGGTCGGCGGGTCGAAGCGGCCGTCGGCCACGGTCAGGCCGGGGAAGCTCGCGCCGCCGGTGCCCTGGTTCTGGTAGCCGACCATCACCTGGAACAGCGGGTTGCGGGAGAGCGTGCGGGTCGGGTTGAGCGCCTCGACCAGTCGGTCGAAGGGCAGCTCGGCGTGGCTGAGCCCGGCGATGTCGGTGTGGCGGACCCGGTCCAGCAGCTCGCCGAAGCTCGGGTTGCCGCTGACGTCGGCCCTGATCACCAGGGTGTTGACGAAGAATCCGATGAGGTCGTTGAGCTGCTCGTTGTCCCGGCCGGCCGCCGGGCAGCCCAGCGGGATGTCCACGCCGCCGCCGTAGCGGTGCAGCAGCGCGGCCACCGCGGTCTGGAACACCATGAACACGCTGGCGTCCCGGCTCCTGGCCAGCCGCCGCAGCCGCACCGCCAGCTCGGGACCGATGTGCCGTTCGATGGTCTCGCCCTGGAAGCTGGCCACCGCGGGCCGCGGCCGGTCCAGCGGCAGGGACAGCTCCTCCGGGATGCCGGCCAGCGCCTGCCGCCAGTAGGCGAGCTGCTTGCTGTGCAGGCTGTTCGGGTCCTCCGGCGAGCCGAGCAGGGCGCGCTGCCAGAGCGCGTAGTCGGCGTACTGCACCGGCAGCGGGGCCAGTTCCGGCGCCCGGCCGGCGTGCCGGGCGGCGTAGGCGGTGGTGAGGTCCTCGACGAAGGGCCGCATCGACCACTCGTCGAAGGCGATGTGGTGGAACACGGCCAGCAGCACCGAGTCCTCGGCGCCGAGGGAGAGCACGGCCAGCCGGACCGGGTGACCGGTGGCCAGGTCGAAGGGCTCGGCGATGGTCGCGGCCACCGCGGCGTCCAGCTCGGCCTCGCTGACCTCGGTCACCGTGACCCGGGGATCGATCTCGGTGACCGGCAGGACGCGCTGGTACGGCGTGCCCTCGTGCAGCTCGATCACCGTGCGCAGGCTCTCGTGCCTGGCCAGCACATCGCCGAAGGCGGCGCGCAGCGCGTCCAGGTCGAGCACGCCGGTGAGCCGGATGCCGGTGGGCACGGTGTAGGCGGCGCTCGCGGTGTCCAGCTGGTCGAGCAGCCACAGCCGCTGCTGGGCGAAGGACAGCGGGATCCGCTCCGGCCGGGTGCCCGCGGCGAGCACCGGGACCGCGGAGCGGGGCGCGCTGCCCAGTGCCTTGGCGGCCAGCTCGGCCACCGTGGGCGCGGTGAACAGGTCCCGGATGGCCAGCTCCACGTCCAGCGCGGTGCGGGCCTTGCCGATCAGCCGGGCGGCCAGCAGCGAGTGGCCGCCGAGGTCGAAGAAGTTGTCGTGCACGCCGACCTTGGGCACGCCGAGCACCTGGGCGAACAGCTCGCACAGGGCTTCCTCGGCCGGGCTGTCCGGCGCGCGGCCGCCACCGGCTCCCGCGGCCAGGTCCGGGCTGGGCAGGGCACGGCGGTCCAGCTTTCCGTTGGTGGTCAACGGCAGCCGCTCCATGGTGACCAGCGCGGCGGGCACCATGTAGTCCGGCAGCACCGCCTTGAGGTGCTCGCGCACCCTGGCCACCAGGCCGGTGTTGTCGCGGGCCGCGGAGGGGTTGTTGGCGTAGCCGCTGAGCGCGGCCCTGCGGGTGCGGGTGGGCGCGTAGGCGTCCAGCAGGACCTCGTCGGTGGCCAGGGTGAACACCGCGTCGAAGCTGCCGTCGGTGGTGTCGGACCAGGTGAGCAGCAGCCGGTAGCCGGTCCGCTCGGCCAGTTCGCACAGGGCCTCGGGTTCCACCCCGGCGGCGGTGTCCGGGCGGAGCAGGCGCTGGGCGACCGCGCTGGGCGAACCGGCCTCCAGCGCGCGCTGGGCGGCGACCTCGGCGGTGAGGCGGGCGTTGGGGATGCGGGTGACCCGCAGCGACTCCGGCCGCTCGGCCAGCCGGGAGGCCAGGTCCACGGCGCTGTCCCACACCAGCCTCGGACCGTCCACAACGGACAGTGCGTCCGCGCCTGCCTTGCGCAGCACCACGTCGTAGCGGTGCCGGGACAGCTCGTTGTGCATGTGCCCGCGCTTGATCCGCAGGTCCGCGCCGGCCAGCGTGGGCAGGTGGTCGGACAGGGCGGTGAAGTAGTCCGGGTCGACCAGCAGCTCCTTCTCCAGCAGCACCGCGCGCTCGATCGCCTTGCGCAGCGCGGCTTCCTCGGTGCCCTCGCCGCTGCGGCCGAGCTGGATCGCGGTGTGGAAGGTGCGGGCCAGCCGCAGGTTGCGCACATCGCCGATGAACAGCGCGCCGCCGGGGGCGAGCAGGTCCATCGCCTTGCCGATGACCTCGGTGAGGTAGTCGACGTTCGGGAAGTACTGGATCACCGAGTTGATCACGATGGTGTCGAAGTGCCCGACCGGCAGGCCGTCGGTGTCGTGCGCGGCCCGCACGCTCAGCTCGACCTTGGCGGCCAGGTCCGGGTCGGCCAGCAGGTCCCGGCGCAGCTTCTCGATCACCGGGGCGGCGAAGTCGCAGGCCCAGTAGGACTCGGTGTGCTGGGCCAGGCCGGAGAGCAGCAGGCCGGTGCCGACGCCGATCTCCAGCAGCCGCTTCGGCCTGAGCTCCAGGATGCGCTCCAGGGTGGCCGCCCGCCACTCGCTCATGTCGGTGAACGGGATGGGCGCGCCGTCGTAGCTGCTGTCCCAGCCCGCGTAGTCCTCCTCGAAGACCGCGGTCGGGATCTCGGTGTACTCGTCGCTGTAGATCTGCCGCCACTCGGCGATCTGCTCGGCCTCCACCTCGGCGCGGAGGTCCTCGTCGGTGGCCTCGGCCGGCACCAGGTAGCCGAGAAGTCGTTTCACGCCGGGCAGATCGGTGTCCGCGGCGATGACCGCGGCTTGGGCGACCTCGGGGTGCGCGGCCAGCGCGCTCTCCACCTCGCCGATCTCCACCCGGTAGCCGCGGATCTTGACCTGGTCGTCGGTGCGGCCCAGGAAGTCCAGGTTGCCGTCCTGCCGCTCGCGCACCAGGTCGCCGGTGCGGTACATGCGTTCGCCTTGCGCGCCATAGGGATCGGCGATGAAGCGGTCCGCGGTGAGGCTGGGGCGCTTGAGGTAGCCGCGGGCCAGGCCCACGCCGGAGATGTACAGCTCGCCAGGCACGCCCACCGGGACCGGGCGCAGGTAGGCGTCCAGGATGTAGGCGCGGGTGTTCCAGATCGCCTTGCCCACGGTGGAGGTCGCGCTGTCCT from Crossiella sp. CA-258035 harbors:
- a CDS encoding non-ribosomal peptide synthetase → MSASSGQIHLADTPAAAWLDEAFTGSPAPALRVVAGPSGTSETAAQAAVRAVIEAHEVLRHRGELCWAGTASELVEAKQRAAELLDGDAALAAAWVDRGAERDGLLVVAAHESDVDGEGWAVLVADLRAALAGGPPSTSGTGEYLSALDTLARDPGLADRVEPWLELADRVDELDLAAPWVSDGEPSGPQRTVERVLSLNEVAVPEGLRARVLLGLVPHLGATDGLLVDVSESDRDRPGVLGNLRRVFPVLFGPAELSDVDGAGGRAVAVDAAAATEFGVAKYLSGSTSATFADLAEAAVLIEYGITDLGDDPDPGAGEPVPDNAARYLLRIGAWFDRNSERVRTTLCWDPAALPELDAEALLSAWGKTLLAHEPAATPAPAVALPPGAVEALPLSPLQEGLLFHLMLDGAERDVYVQQAVLHLTGTLDPDRFREAVRLSLAKYPNLVAGFATADDAPAVQFIPAEFDTPFEYADLSTQDDAAFQDFVAEQRSRPFHADRPPLIRFGLATVGDGEHRLVMTSELILLDGWSGGLLLSTLLEFYTDPAAESARPTTPFRDYLRWLTAQDHDQARAAWRRNLDGLTEPTLLAPGADSRAVDLTAADEIHLELPPELAARLAKRMRESGVTASTLYETAWAMLLGRLTGRDDVVFGASVSGRHPDVAGVETTVGLLFNTVPVRVRLGATDPLETVLRRVQEEQAELFDYPYLGLTDVQGLVGIGTLFDTLFVFQNFPRPSKERGFGPDGSLRVRDHEVLDATHYPVTMVVNPGVTTELRVMFHRDVFSRTEIERLAERYLSILAALADTPLASCAAVDVLVGDELALLRAGWDSTANPVPDITIADMLEQQAARTPEATALVFGETTHTYAELNERANRIARWLVQHGAGPETVVALGLPRSSDMVAALFAVLKTGAAYLPLDLDYPADRLEFMLTDTEPLYVLSTVDVDPTLPHTEIPHVLLDSAEIAAELDALPGTDLADAERRGFNRTDPHRLAHPAYVIYTSGSTGRPKGVVTPYLGLTNMQFNHRVAIFDPVVAQAGRRLRIAHTVSFSFDMSWEELLWLVEGHEVHVLTEDMRRDALALTAYCDRHLIDVINVTPTYCQQLIDNGLLEQDPGHRPVLVLLGGEAVSEQVWSALRDTPGVLGYNLYGPTEYTINTLGGGTEDSATSTVGKAIWNTRAYILDAYLRPVPVGVPGELYISGVGLARGYLKRPSLTADRFIADPYGAQGERMYRTGDLVRERQDGNLDFLGRTDDQVKIRGYRVEIGEVESALAAHPEVAQAAVIAADTDLPGVKRLLGYLVPAEATDEDLRAEVEAEQIAEWRQIYSDEYTEIPTAVFEEDYAGWDSSYDGAPIPFTDMSEWRAATLERILELRPKRLLEIGVGTGLLLSGLAQHTESYWACDFAAPVIEKLRRDLLADPDLAAKVELSVRAAHDTDGLPVGHFDTIVINSVIQYFPNVDYLTEVIGKAMDLLAPGGALFIGDVRNLRLARTFHTAIQLGRSGEGTEEAALRKAIERAVLLEKELLVDPDYFTALSDHLPTLAGADLRIKRGHMHNELSRHRYDVVLRKAGADALSVVDGPRLVWDSAVDLASRLAERPESLRVTRIPNARLTAEVAAQRALEAGSPSAVAQRLLRPDTAAGVEPEALCELAERTGYRLLLTWSDTTDGSFDAVFTLATDEVLLDAYAPTRTRRAALSGYANNPSAARDNTGLVARVREHLKAVLPDYMVPAALVTMERLPLTTNGKLDRRALPSPDLAAGAGGGRAPDSPAEEALCELFAQVLGVPKVGVHDNFFDLGGHSLLAARLIGKARTALDVELAIRDLFTAPTVAELAAKALGSAPRSAVPVLAAGTRPERIPLSFAQQRLWLLDQLDTASAAYTVPTGIRLTGVLDLDALRAAFGDVLARHESLRTVIELHEGTPYQRVLPVTEIDPRVTVTEVSEAELDAAVAATIAEPFDLATGHPVRLAVLSLGAEDSVLLAVFHHIAFDEWSMRPFVEDLTTAYAARHAGRAPELAPLPVQYADYALWQRALLGSPEDPNSLHSKQLAYWRQALAGIPEELSLPLDRPRPAVASFQGETIERHIGPELAVRLRRLARSRDASVFMVFQTAVAALLHRYGGGVDIPLGCPAAGRDNEQLNDLIGFFVNTLVIRADVSGNPSFGELLDRVRHTDIAGLSHAELPFDRLVEALNPTRTLSRNPLFQVMVGYQNQGTGGASFPGLTVADGRFDPPTAKFDLDFVLRDYGSDTDGMGLDVEYAADLFDQATAATLLDRLLDLLDRVTADPDLRMSELDVLGAAGARLAAWNDTGRAFPELTIADLLEQQAARTPAASALVANPGLPGEVRWSYAQLNERANQIARLLRARGAGPETVVALGLPRSADMVATLFAVLKTGAAYLPLDLDYPAERLAFMLADAQAVCLVSTTDVAATLPATAAPTVLLDTAEDELNALSGNDLSAAERPVFSLDHPAYVIYTSGSTGKPKGVVTPYRGLTNMQFNHRAAIFDPVVAEAGRRLRIAHTVSFSFDMSWEELLWLVEGHEVHVCDEELRRDAEALTAYCDEHLIDVVNVTPTYCQQLIEAGLLEENPGHRPLLVLLGGEAVSNQVWETLRDTPGVLGYNLYGPTEYTINTLGGGTTDRDLPTVGRPIWNTRAHVLDEYLRPVPPGVAGELYIAGVGLARGYLDRAALTAERFVANPFGAPGERMYRTGDLVRWCADGTIDFLGRTDDQVKIRGYRVEIGEIDATLAEHPGVRQVAVLAVDSELAGVKRLVAYLVGTADAAELREWAGQRLPAYMVPSAFIAVDALPLTVNGKLDRAALPAPDFGARSAGRGPRTEREAVLCQVFAEVLGVPRVGVDDSFFELGGHSLLAMRLVSQIRAAGVDGVSVGAVMAAPTVAALAERLGAADGADPALAGLLALRAEGGKPPLFAIHPGFGLAWPYAALVPHLDEDRPLYGLQSPVVAGETVDSFDALAREHLRRIRTVQPSGPYHLLGWSFGGQLAHAIAGLLQADGEEVALLAVLDAQPADPALPPDEPLDAGRIRDRLRLSAAEPTTEALVRAWTMHDRLLPGQDYPACRGPLLLFSAEGSTGTGAASWAGQVAGEIDDRVLPYPHDELLSPDAVAVFGPVLTAALRKWSSSVIASGQSRDRSTAPVD